In Oscillatoria acuminata PCC 6304, a single window of DNA contains:
- a CDS encoding DNA gyrase/topoisomerase IV subunit A: MAKQLNLLSTGQVIPTALHVEMQQSYLEYAMSVIVGRALPDVRDGLKPVHRRIMYAMHELGLSPDRPYRKCARVVGDVLGKYHPHGDQSVYDAMVRMIQEFSSRYPLLAGHGNFGSVDNDPPAAMRYTETRLAEIGSDAMLQEIGEATVDFIGNFDNSQQEPIVLPAQLPMLVLNGSSGIAVGMATNVPPHNLGEVVDALIALIDNPDLSDEKLFTLIPGPDFPTGGEIIDTEGIRSAYTTGRGIIPLRGVARVEEIQGGRGKHRRQAIVVTELPYQVNKSAWIEKIADLVNHGRLDGISDLRDESDRDGIRVVIELKRETNPEVVLQHLYHQTALQNNFGAILLALVEAQPRQLSLRQMLQEFLTFREQTLNRLYTHELERTQQRLEIVEGLLKALNNLDALIEILRNAPDGTTAKVELQSELELTENQADAILGMPMRRITGLERQKLQDERDQLNTRRLELERLLGDRRELLKGLKKELRSLKKKYADPRRTRIYTVSPDRETVLVATPDSGEETSKTKSRKGKKAAIPEEVAPSLPLFATPPEPEETVLEFTRRGYVQRLSPSAYERQQQKQEENPEIQTLEAGADFVVETHVAFTDQDVLILTRDGKGFSIKVGDIPANKRGAKKTPFVSLFPPAVHGNPDAIATQFILSDYPETLDLIFLTERGRIKRLPLSEFANLTARGLTAVKLKEGDALAYANLATVGQDIAIATSGGRLLRFAIDDDNLPITSRASMPQQALRLGKGENLVGCVALSQSEKLLLVTKLGYGKRLPVELVRLAKPGDLGTQSMTFKNKTDGLVGMVAALPDAELKLLTSSDRFLRLPVKSVRSKRKDDAGDRLLKLEPKETLIYLSVSSPEPEQYV; the protein is encoded by the coding sequence ATGGCTAAACAATTGAACCTACTGTCTACTGGACAGGTTATCCCGACTGCTTTGCACGTCGAAATGCAACAGTCCTACCTTGAATATGCCATGAGTGTGATCGTGGGGAGGGCGTTACCGGATGTCCGAGATGGCTTAAAACCCGTCCATCGGCGGATTATGTACGCGATGCATGAATTGGGATTATCTCCCGATCGCCCTTATCGGAAATGTGCTCGCGTGGTTGGGGATGTCCTGGGTAAATATCACCCCCACGGCGATCAATCCGTTTATGACGCGATGGTGCGGATGATCCAGGAATTTTCCAGTCGGTATCCCCTCCTCGCGGGTCATGGCAATTTTGGTTCGGTAGATAACGACCCCCCAGCGGCAATGCGTTACACGGAAACGCGCCTTGCCGAAATTGGCAGCGATGCCATGCTTCAGGAAATCGGTGAAGCGACGGTGGATTTTATCGGAAATTTCGATAATTCCCAACAAGAACCCATCGTTTTACCAGCACAATTACCCATGCTGGTGCTCAATGGCAGTTCAGGAATTGCCGTGGGTATGGCAACCAATGTCCCTCCCCACAATTTAGGGGAGGTGGTGGATGCATTGATTGCTTTGATTGATAACCCGGATTTATCCGATGAGAAATTATTTACCCTCATTCCCGGTCCCGATTTCCCTACCGGCGGGGAAATTATTGACACCGAAGGCATTCGATCCGCTTACACCACGGGACGGGGAATTATCCCCTTGCGCGGGGTGGCAAGGGTGGAGGAAATCCAGGGGGGACGGGGTAAACATCGGCGTCAGGCGATCGTGGTGACGGAGTTACCCTATCAGGTGAATAAATCCGCCTGGATTGAAAAAATCGCGGATTTAGTCAATCATGGGCGCTTAGATGGAATTTCGGATCTTCGTGACGAGAGCGATCGCGATGGGATTCGTGTTGTCATCGAACTCAAACGGGAAACCAATCCCGAAGTGGTTCTGCAACATCTCTACCACCAAACTGCACTGCAAAATAACTTCGGTGCGATTCTGTTGGCATTGGTAGAGGCACAACCGCGCCAGTTATCCCTCCGGCAAATGTTGCAGGAGTTCCTAACTTTCCGGGAACAGACGCTCAATCGTCTCTACACCCACGAACTGGAACGCACTCAGCAGCGTTTGGAAATTGTCGAAGGATTACTCAAGGCGCTGAACAATTTAGATGCACTCATCGAGATTTTGCGAAATGCGCCGGATGGCACGACGGCAAAAGTAGAGTTACAAAGCGAGTTAGAACTCACTGAGAACCAAGCAGATGCCATTTTAGGGATGCCAATGCGCCGGATTACCGGATTGGAACGGCAAAAATTGCAGGATGAACGGGATCAACTGAATACCCGTAGACTGGAGTTGGAGAGATTACTCGGCGATCGCCGGGAATTGCTCAAAGGGTTGAAGAAAGAGTTGCGATCGCTCAAAAAGAAATATGCCGACCCTAGGCGGACCCGGATTTACACCGTTTCGCCCGATCGCGAGACAGTGCTGGTAGCAACTCCTGACTCCGGGGAAGAAACCAGCAAAACTAAATCCCGCAAAGGCAAAAAGGCAGCAATTCCCGAAGAAGTTGCTCCTTCTCTACCCCTGTTTGCCACGCCTCCAGAACCGGAAGAAACAGTCCTGGAATTTACTCGACGCGGGTATGTGCAACGGTTATCCCCCTCCGCTTATGAGCGTCAGCAACAGAAACAGGAGGAAAATCCCGAGATTCAAACCCTAGAAGCGGGGGCGGATTTTGTGGTAGAAACCCATGTTGCCTTTACGGATCAAGATGTGCTGATTTTGACCCGGGATGGCAAGGGATTCTCGATTAAAGTTGGGGATATTCCAGCGAATAAACGAGGGGCGAAAAAAACGCCATTCGTGAGTTTGTTTCCTCCCGCAGTGCATGGGAATCCGGATGCGATCGCCACTCAATTTATCCTCTCCGATTATCCCGAAACTCTGGATTTAATCTTCTTGACGGAACGGGGAAGAATTAAACGCTTACCGCTGTCAGAATTTGCTAATTTGACGGCAAGAGGATTAACAGCAGTTAAACTAAAAGAGGGAGATGCGTTAGCTTATGCCAATTTAGCGACAGTGGGACAAGATATTGCGATCGCCACCTCCGGGGGACGATTACTCCGATTTGCGATCGATGATGACAACCTCCCCATCACCAGTCGCGCCTCCATGCCACAACAAGCATTGCGCTTAGGCAAGGGTGAGAATTTGGTCGGATGTGTCGCCCTCAGTCAGAGTGAGAAACTGTTGCTGGTGACTAAATTGGGATATGGGAAACGCTTGCCAGTGGAGTTAGTCCGACTCGCCAAACCGGGGGATTTGGGTACTCAGTCTATGACGTTTAAAAATAAAACCGATGGGTTAGTGGGAATGGTGGCAGCGCTTCCCGATGCGGAGTTAAAATTACTCACCAGTAGCGATCGCTTCTTGCGGTTGCCGGTTAAGTCAGTGCGATCCAAACGCAAAGATGACGCAGGCGATCGGTTGCTCAAACTTGAACCCAAAGAAACCCTCATTTATCTGAGTGTTTCCTCTCCCGAACCGGAACAATATGTCTAA
- a CDS encoding MoaD/ThiS family protein → MSVKVLIPTPLQKFTSDKATVECSGSNVAELLDSLEANCPGIKERLCDEKGQLRRFLNVYVNEEDIRFLEGPDTPLKEGDEVSIVPAVAGG, encoded by the coding sequence ATGTCCGTTAAAGTTTTAATTCCGACTCCTCTCCAGAAGTTTACTAGCGATAAGGCTACCGTTGAGTGTAGTGGTAGTAATGTTGCGGAATTGTTAGATTCCCTCGAAGCTAACTGTCCCGGCATTAAAGAGCGTCTTTGTGATGAAAAAGGACAACTGCGGCGCTTTTTGAATGTCTATGTTAATGAAGAAGATATCCGCTTTTTAGAGGGGCCTGATACGCCTCTCAAGGAAGGGGATGAAGTGAGTATTGTCCCCGCTGTTGCTGGGGGTTAA
- the thrC gene encoding threonine synthase, with the protein MIQATELHTHSHDTPPNGATFDKLKCKECGAEYETKAIHVCELCFGPLEVKYNYDEIRRQVTRESIQAGPHSIWRYRPFLPVMTDTPIDVGTGMTPLVKSNRLARQLGMKNLYIKNDAVNMPTLSFKDRVVSVALTRAKELGFTTVSCASTGNLANSTAAIAAYAGLDCCVFIPSDLEAGKVLGTLIYNPTLMSVKGNYDQVNRLCSEVANTHGWGFVNINLRPYYSEGSKTLAYEVAEQLGWQLPDRIVAPLASGSLFTKIYKGFQEFIQVGLVDEKAVRFTGAQADGCSPIAAAFREGRDFIKPVKPNTVAKSIAIGNPADGVYALEIAHKTNGNIESVSDAEIIEGMKLLAETEGIFTETAGGTTIAVLKKSLEEGKIDPDETTVVYITGNGLKTQEAVQGYIGEPLTIEPKLESFERALERSRTLDRLEWQQALV; encoded by the coding sequence ATGATCCAGGCGACAGAATTGCATACTCACAGCCATGACACCCCGCCTAATGGGGCCACGTTTGACAAATTGAAATGTAAAGAATGTGGTGCAGAGTACGAAACGAAGGCGATTCATGTCTGTGAATTGTGTTTTGGACCTCTGGAAGTTAAATATAATTATGATGAGATTCGCCGTCAGGTGACTCGGGAATCGATTCAGGCGGGTCCTCATTCGATTTGGCGTTATCGTCCCTTTTTGCCGGTGATGACGGATACCCCAATTGATGTGGGAACGGGTATGACTCCTTTGGTGAAGTCTAACCGTTTGGCGCGTCAGTTGGGGATGAAAAATCTTTATATTAAAAATGATGCGGTGAATATGCCGACCCTTAGTTTTAAGGATCGGGTGGTTTCGGTGGCGTTGACTCGGGCGAAGGAACTGGGATTTACGACGGTTTCTTGTGCGAGTACGGGGAATTTGGCGAACTCTACCGCTGCGATCGCCGCTTATGCGGGGTTAGATTGTTGTGTGTTTATTCCCTCGGATTTAGAAGCAGGCAAGGTGTTGGGGACTCTCATCTATAATCCAACCCTGATGTCTGTTAAAGGGAATTATGACCAAGTAAACCGCCTCTGTTCTGAAGTCGCCAATACTCATGGGTGGGGGTTTGTTAATATTAATCTGCGTCCTTATTATTCGGAAGGGTCGAAAACCCTGGCTTATGAAGTGGCAGAACAATTGGGTTGGCAATTGCCCGATCGCATTGTTGCACCTCTCGCCTCGGGTTCTCTGTTCACCAAGATTTATAAAGGATTCCAAGAGTTTATTCAAGTCGGATTGGTTGACGAGAAAGCCGTTCGGTTTACCGGGGCTCAAGCGGATGGTTGTTCACCGATCGCCGCTGCATTCCGGGAAGGACGGGATTTTATTAAGCCGGTTAAACCCAATACTGTGGCGAAATCCATTGCGATCGGGAATCCTGCTGATGGCGTTTATGCCTTAGAAATTGCTCATAAAACCAATGGTAATATTGAATCCGTCAGTGATGCAGAAATCATTGAAGGGATGAAACTGCTGGCTGAAACTGAAGGAATTTTTACGGAAACTGCTGGAGGGACTACGATTGCTGTTTTGAAGAAATCTCTGGAAGAGGGTAAGATTGACCCGGATGAGACGACGGTGGTTTATATTACTGGGAATGGGTTAAAAACCCAGGAAGCGGTTCAGGGTTACATTGGTGAACCGCTGACCATTGAGCCTAAATTAGAGAGCTTTGAGCGGGCTTTGGAGCGTTCTCGCACTCTCGATCGCTTGGAATGGCAGCAGGCTTTAGTTTAA
- a CDS encoding MoaD/ThiS family protein — protein MSEPPISVTVKLFAAYQEAYGVPELVLEFPPGTPVVAVRDRLIAEHPELDCWRDITRFGINLDFVDPQTPLQPGDEVVLIPPVSGG, from the coding sequence ATGTCTGAACCCCCGATCTCCGTTACGGTAAAACTCTTTGCTGCTTATCAAGAAGCTTATGGCGTTCCTGAGTTAGTTTTGGAATTTCCGCCAGGGACTCCGGTGGTGGCAGTGCGCGATCGCCTGATTGCTGAACACCCGGAACTCGACTGCTGGCGCGATATCACCCGCTTTGGCATCAATCTCGATTTTGTTGACCCCCAGACTCCCTTACAACCAGGGGATGAAGTGGTGTTGATTCCGCCAGTGAGTGGGGGGTGA
- a CDS encoding plasmid pRiA4b ORF-3 family protein yields MPTRKKPQSIYQLKITLSGIRPPIWRRVQVSSDYTLGNLHQVIQVAMGWCDGHLHSFTIDGEDYGMPMDDDFGFGGMETNDETRVKLSKIIPGEKFKFSYLYDFGDSWDHQILVEKVLPPDPDATYPVCIKAKRACPPEDCGGPWGYPDLLEAIQNKKHPDHEEMLDWVGGSFDPEEVNLDQINAQFKKGFK; encoded by the coding sequence ATGCCAACTCGAAAAAAACCTCAATCCATCTATCAACTGAAAATCACTCTCAGCGGTATCCGACCCCCCATTTGGCGACGAGTGCAAGTGAGCAGCGATTACACCCTAGGAAACTTACACCAAGTCATTCAAGTCGCAATGGGTTGGTGCGATGGCCATCTCCATTCCTTTACTATTGATGGGGAAGATTACGGAATGCCAATGGATGATGATTTTGGCTTTGGTGGCATGGAAACCAACGATGAAACCCGAGTCAAACTGAGCAAAATCATCCCGGGAGAAAAGTTTAAATTCTCCTACCTCTACGACTTTGGCGACTCTTGGGACCATCAAATCCTCGTCGAGAAAGTGCTGCCACCGGATCCGGATGCCACCTATCCAGTCTGCATCAAAGCCAAAAGAGCCTGTCCCCCAGAAGACTGTGGCGGTCCTTGGGGATATCCAGATTTGCTAGAAGCGATCCAAAATAAAAAGCATCCAGACCATGAAGAAATGCTCGATTGGGTAGGTGGTTCTTTTGACCCAGAAGAAGTTAATCTGGATCAGATAAACGCCCAGTTTAAGAAAGGTTTCAAATAA
- a CDS encoding DUF2283 domain-containing protein, whose protein sequence is MKETRFLKYKGQVKIWYDQDADFLEVIFSETPGFMREPDDDSIMERIDEAGNIIGFSVMNVSGFSLKRHRLR, encoded by the coding sequence ATGAAAGAAACCCGGTTTCTCAAATATAAGGGACAGGTAAAGATTTGGTATGACCAAGACGCTGATTTTTTAGAGGTTATTTTTTCAGAAACACCGGGATTTATGCGAGAACCCGATGATGATTCTATTATGGAACGGATAGATGAAGCGGGGAATATTATCGGCTTTTCTGTGATGAATGTCAGTGGTTTCTCACTGAAACGCCACAGATTGCGGTGA
- a CDS encoding Rpn family recombination-promoting nuclease/putative transposase — MKTDSLFYQIFKQFPASFFELIHRSASDAAAYQFTSVELKQVAFRIDGVFLPKQEESTQPFYLVEVQFQPDDSLYYRIFGELFLYLKQNQPPHPWRVVVIYPNRRIEREQELQFSEMLELSRVSRIYLDELNDSNESLGIQVLQLVIQDTESAATERAKQLIARSQSQITSDEVRRQFIELIETIIVYKLPQKSREEIEAMLGLSELRQTKVYQEAFSEGKIEGKIEAIPKMIQKGISLEDIANILDLPLETVQQNIPNSEGKSST, encoded by the coding sequence ATGAAAACAGATAGCCTATTTTACCAAATATTTAAGCAGTTTCCGGCGAGTTTTTTTGAACTCATCCATCGCTCTGCCAGTGATGCAGCCGCTTATCAGTTTACCTCCGTGGAACTCAAGCAAGTGGCATTTCGGATTGATGGAGTTTTTCTACCCAAACAGGAAGAGTCTACCCAACCGTTTTATCTGGTAGAAGTTCAGTTTCAACCCGATGATAGTTTATATTACCGCATTTTTGGGGAACTGTTTCTGTATTTAAAACAAAATCAACCGCCCCATCCTTGGCGGGTGGTGGTCATTTATCCCAACCGCCGCATTGAACGCGAACAAGAGTTACAGTTTTCTGAAATGCTGGAACTCAGTCGCGTTTCGCGGATTTATCTGGATGAATTGAATGACTCAAATGAATCCTTGGGAATTCAAGTGCTGCAACTGGTGATTCAAGATACCGAAAGTGCAGCAACAGAAAGAGCGAAACAATTAATTGCGCGCTCTCAATCTCAAATCACCTCGGACGAGGTGCGACGGCAGTTTATCGAGTTAATAGAAACCATCATTGTCTACAAATTACCGCAAAAAAGCCGGGAGGAAATTGAAGCTATGCTGGGATTAAGTGAGTTAAGACAAACCAAAGTCTATCAAGAAGCCTTTAGCGAAGGCAAGATTGAAGGCAAGATTGAAGCGATTCCGAAAATGATTCAGAAAGGAATTAGCCTGGAGGATATTGCCAATATTTTAGACTTACCGTTAGAAACAGTTCAGCAAAACATCCCCAATTCTGAAGGGAAATCCTCAACTTAA